CCACTCCCCGGTGGGCGGCGCGGAGGCCGTCGACCACTGGCGGCTCGACCTGTCGGGCGTCGGGGAGGCCGAGTGGATCGGCCTCCCCGCCTTCCACGCACCCGCGTTCGAGTGGTCGGCGATCCTCGTCGCGCTGCCCGTGGTCATCGCCCTGATCGCGGAGAACGCCGGTCATGTGAAGGCCGTCGGCGAAATGATCGGGGACCCGCTCGACGACAAGCTGGGCACCGCCATCGCCGCCGACGGCGCCGCGTCGATGCTCTCGAGCGCGGTGGGCGGCCCGCCGAACACCACGTACTCGGAGAACATCGGCGTCATGGCCGCCACCCGCGTGTACTCGACGGCCGCCTACTGGGCGGCCGCGCTCTTCGCGCTGCTCTTCGGCCTCTGCCCGAAGTTCGGTGCGGTCGTCGCCGCCATCCCGGGCGGTGTGCTCGGCGGCATCACGGTCATCCTGTACGGAATGATCGGCCTGCTCGGCGCGCAGATCTGGATCAACGCCAAGGTGGACCTGCGCAATCCGCTGAACCTCGTCCCGGCCGCCGCGGGCATCATCATCGGCGTCGGCGGCGTCAGCCTGAAGTTCGGCGAGAACTTCGAACTCGGCGGTATCGCCCTCGGCACCATCGTCGTCATCACCGGCTACCACGTACTGCGCGCCTTCGCCCCCGCCCATATGAAGCCGCAGGAGCCGCTGCTGGACGCGGGCACCTCCGCGTACGACGAGGGCGACGGCGGCGGCGGTCAGCCGGTCGCCAGCTCATAGGCGTAGTCCGGGGTGAAGGTGCCCGCGGCGCCCCTGCACCCGTCCGACTCCCCGGGCAGCTTCACCCACAGGTAGGCGTCGATCCGGGCCTCCCCCGTCCCGGTGGTCGGGGTCCGGCCCAGGGCGCGGCCGGGCGGATCGCACCAGGCGCCCTGCTCCGGCGCGCCGTTGCCGTTGCGGCTGGTGTCGATGACGGCGCCCAGTCCCGGGGGCCCGCCGAGGGCCTCCAGCACCCGGCGCGCGTAGCGCACCTCGTCGCCGGTGCGGTGGAAGTTGGAGACGTTGGTGAAGATGCCGTCGCCGCTGGTGGCGGCGCCCGCGGCGCGCAGCTCGGCCGCCTGCCTCGCCGCCGGGTGCCACCCCGAGTGACCGGCGTCGAAGTACACCCTCGCCCGGGGGTTGGCGGCCTTCATGGTGCGCGCCGCCCGGGCCAGCGAGGCGTAGCGGGCCGCCCGAACGCCGTCGGACAGACAGCCCGAGAGCGCGATCGAGTCGGGCTCGAGGATCACGATGACCGGTCCGTCGCCGAGACCGGCGGCGAACTCCCCGGTCCAGGCGTCGTACGCGGCCAGGTCCGGCGCGCCGCCCTGGGAGGCGCCACCGCAGTCCCGGTCCGGGATCGCGTACGGCACCAGTACCGGCACCCGGCCCGCCGCGGCGGCGCCGGCGGTCACCGCCCGCACCTGGCCCGCGATCCGGCCGGGATCGTGCTCCGGGAACCACACCGCGGCGGGGTGCGCGGCGATCCGCGACTCGATCAGCGGCCTGCGGGGGTCGTCACGGTGCTTCCGCACCCAGTCCAGGACCTGGGACCGGGGATGGCGGTGGAGCGGGCCGGCGGCGGCCTCCGGCCCGGTGCGCGGTGCCGGGCGGCTCGCCGGCGAGGCGGGCGCGGGAGCCGCCGACCGCCCGGGCGAGGGCGGCGGCCCGGATGGTTCCGCCGGTCCCGACGGTTCCGCGGGCGCGGGCGGCGGGTGGCTCGGGCGGGCGGGCAGCGGGACGGTCACGGGCGAACTCCTCACCTCGGGCCGTGCCGTGTCGTCCTCGCCGCCGCGATCGGCGGCCGACATCAGCCCGGCGACGGCTCCCAGTGCCACCACCGCGGAGGCCGCCGTGGTCATCACGCCGCGGCCGGCCGCGAGGCGCCGCCCGTTCCGTTCCTCCCGGCGCCGATCGGGTACGCCTGACATGCGCTGTGCTCCCCTCCCCCTGGCCGCGGCGCCCGTGGCGTTCCCCCGTTCCGGGGACACCTGCCGCCGGGCGGCGCCTGGCCGAGCCTATGCCTGGGACGCTGCCCCCATGGCGAAGATCGCACAGTACGCGGCCGGCGGCGAGGCACACCGTGCGCCGGTCGACACGGTGCTGGCCCGGATGCGGGCGTTCCGCTCCGGCTGGCCGGTGGACGACGGGATCGCGGTGTTCAACCGTGTCTACCTGGCCGTCACGGAGGAACTCGGCCGCCGCATCGACCGGGGCGAGTTCCCCGACCGCAGGTCGGCCGTCACCCTGCAGGTTCTCTTCGCGGAGCGCTATCTGGCGGCGGCGGACACGGTGACCGCGGGCGGCCGGGCACCGGCCTGCTGGCGCCCGCTGTTCCAGCTGCGCCGTCATCCCGGTGTACGCCCGCTGCAGTTCGCGCTGGCCGGGATCAATGCGCACATCGGGCACGACCTCGGGCTGGCGGTCGTGGACACCTGCCGTACGCTCGACTGCCGACCGCCGGACCTGGAGGGGGACTTCGACCGCGTGGGTGAGATCCTCACGATGCTGGAGGAGCGCATCCGCGAGGATCTGATGCCCGGCCCCGATCTTCTGGAGATCGCCGATCCGCTGACCCATCTGCTCGGCTCGTGGAGCCTTGAGCGGGCCCGCGACGGCGCCTGGTCGGCGGCTCGGCTGCTCTGGGGGCTGCGCGAACTCCCGGCGCTCGCAGCGGAGTTCACCGAACGACTGGACGCCGGGGTGGGCCTGGTCGGGCGCTGCCTGCTCACTCCGCTGCGCTGACGGAGGTCCTGACCGGGGCTGCCTTCCCGGGCGTACGGACGGAGCCGCCATCGGCCGGCGACACCTGCCCCGGGGTACGGACGGAGCCGCCACCGGCCGGGGACACCTGCCCCGGAGTACGGACGGAGCCGCCGCCGGCCGGGATTCCCGGCCGGCGGCGGCTGAGGTGACCTCCCGGGGCCGGCCGGATCGCGGTCGGCGGCGGGGGTGCGTTCACGGGGGACCCTCGGGCGCGGGTCCCGGACCGGGACGAGGCGAAGGTCGCGGAGCCCTCAGTCTTCCGGGAGCTCCACCGGGGCGATGTCGTCGAAGACGTCACCCGGGCCCGGGTTGGTGGCGTCGGTGGTACCGCCGAGGTGGTGCATCACGCCCCACACGGCGTTGAGCGCCGTCTGCACCGCGCCCTCGGCCCAGCCGGCCGTCCACGAGATGTCGTCGCCGGCGAGGAAGATGCCGCGCTTGTCGTCGGGCAGCCGGTCCTGCATGAAGTGGGTGAACAGCCGCCGCTGGTAGCGGTAGTGGCCCGGCAGGTTGGCCTTGAACGCGCCCATGAAGTAGGGCTCGTCCTCCCAGGACACGGTCACCGGGTTGCCGATGATGTGCTTGCGGATGTCGACCTTCGGATAGATCTCGCCGAGCGACTTGAGCATGACCTCCATGCGCTCGCTCGCCGACAGCGGAAGCCACTTCAGGCTGTCGTCGCACCAGGTGTAGGAGAGGCAGATGACGGCGGGCTTGTCCGGGCCGTCGTCCAGCAGGTAGGTGCCGCGGGTCATCCGGTCGGTGAGCGTCATCGACATGACGTCGCGGCCGGTCTGCTCGTCCTTGTCCAGCCAGAACGGCCGGTCCACCGGCACGAACAGCTTGGACGACTCCATGTAGTGCGTGCGCTCCATCGCCGTCCAGTGGTCGATGGGGAACAGCGAGTCATCGCAGGCGATCTTGGAGAGCAGCATCCAGGACTGCGCGGTGAAGATCGCCGCCTGGTAGGTGCGGATGTCGCCGGAGGCGTCCGTGACGGTGATGCGGTTGCCCGCGGTGCGGTGCAGCCGGGTCACGGCGGGGCGGGGCTCGCCGTCCGCGTGCAGCATGGCCAGCGAGGTGCCGTACGTCCAGTGCGTGATCTTCTCCGGCGTGCGCTCCCAGAGCCGCAGCGGCAGCTGCTGGGAACCGCCGACGATGCCGCGGTGGTGGTCGTCGGCCTCGGTGTAGACGACGCGGAGGATCTCCAGGATGGAGTTGGGGAAGTCGGTGTCCCAGCCGCCGGTGCCGAAGCCGACCTGCCCGAAGATCTCGCGGTGCCGGAAGGACTTGAAGGCCTCGGACTCGCAGAGGAAGCCGTAGAAGGTCTGGTTGTCGAGCTTCTCCACGAGCTTCGCCCAGATCTCGCGGATCCGCGGCACGTCGCGCTCGCGCATGGCGCGGTTCATGTCGGAGAAGTCCGCGCCCTCCTCCAGGCAGTCGTTCCAGGCCTTCGCGACGTCGCGGTACACCTGCGGCAGGTCGTCGATGGTCCGCGCGTAGTGCGACTCGCCCTTGAGGTCGACGACGGTCGAGGGGGTGGCCTCGGCGAGCGGGTTGGGGAACGGCTGGGTCTCCAGCCCCACCAGGTCGATGTAGTGCTGGAGCGCCGTCGAGGAGGGCGGGAAGCGCATGGCGCCCATCTCGGCGGTGAGCGACGGGTCGCAGCCCTCGAATCCCACCGTGCGCAGCCGGCCGCCGATCCGGTCCGCCTCGTAGACGACCGGCTTGAGGCCCATCTTCATCAGCTCGTACGCGGCGACGATGCCGGAGAGGCCACCGCCGATGACCGCGACCTCGGTGCCGTGCTCGGTCGCGGGTATCTGGCCCAGGCCCGCCGGGTGCGCGAGGAAGTCGTCGTAGGCGTACGGGAAGTCCGGCCCGAACATGGTGATCGGCGGCTGCGCGTCGGAGTGCGGGACGGAGGTGGGCACCGTGGACGTCATGGGGTGTTGCTCCTGGTGTGGCGGGGCGGGACGGGAGTTCTCAGCGGGCGAGCGGCCCGTACAGGCCGGGGCGGCGGTCGCGCAGATAGGGGTTGTCGGCGCGGGAGGCCGCCAGCAGGTCCGGGTCGGCGTCGCCCGTCACCAGGTCCTCTCCGAGGCCGGCCCGGGCCCGGACGATGCCGTCGGGGCCGGCGAGGCAGCTCAGCCCGGCGAAGTCGAACTCGCCCTCGGGGCCGGTGCGGTTGGCGTACGCCACATACATCTGGCTCTCGAAGGCGCGGACCGGGAGGAGCTTCTCCGCGACGAACCGGAAGGGGTTCATCAGCGCGGTCGGCACCACCAGCAGGTCCGTTCCCGCCAGGGCCTGGGCCCGCACGTTCTCCGGGAACTCGACGTCGTAGCAGATCAGCAGGCCGACCCGGAGGCCGCCGAGCTCGGCCTGGACGACCGACTCGTCGCCGGGGGTGAACCACTCCTTCTCGAAGCCGCCGAAGAGATGGGTCTTGCGGTAGTTCGCGAGGCGCTCGCCGCCGGGACCGATCAGCTGCGCCGCGTTGAACACCGCCTCCGCTTCGTCACCGGTGCCGCGCTCCGGGTAGCCGTAGACGACGGCGATCCCGTGGCGGGCGGCGATCGCGGCGACCGCCCGGGCACCGGCGCCGTCGGCGGTCTCGGCGAGGCGGTGCACGTCGGCGCCGATCGCGTACCCGGTCAGGAACATCTCCGGCGCGACGAGCAGACCGGCCCCCTCGGCGGCGGCCCGGGCCGCGTGGGTGTCCAGGATCTCGAGGTTCTTCGCGATGTCGCCGGGGGTCCCGGAGCTCTGGAGCAGGGCTGTGCGCAGCGGCGGCATGGACCTACCTCGGAAGGAGTGGGCGGGGTGTCGGGGAGACGTCAAAAACCGTACGTTCCGGCCAACCGCCGGGACAAGGTGGGACCGTTGCGTTCAGAGTCTCGATCCGTTGCGTGGATCGGGGGGGCATCGGCGATTCGTTGCACGCGGGCGCTCGGCGCCCCGGTGCTGCCCGGCGGCCCCGGCGTTTCCCGCCGGGTCCCGCCGTGTCCCGGCGGGCCTCCGAGGGTCGGGCCGGTGCCCCAGGATCAGGCCGGTGCCCCCGAGGAGAACCGCCTGAGCAGGGGCGACAGCACCAGGACCGACTTGGTCCGCTCCACGAAGGGTTCGCCGGCGATCCGTTCCAGGACGCGCTCGAAGTGGCGCATGTCGGAGGCGAAGACCTGGACGATCGCGTCCGCCTCACCGGTGACGGTGGAGGCGGACGCGACTTCCGGGTACCGCTCGAGGCCGCGCTTGATGGTCTCGGGCGAGGTGTTGCTGCGTGCGTGGATCTCGATGAAGCCCTCGGTCTCCCAGCCCATCGCGCCCGGGTCGACGCGGACCGTGAAGCCGGTGATGACCCCGTCCGCCCGGAGCCTGTCCACGCGCCGCTTGACGGCGGGCGCGGACAGGCCGACGAGCGAACCGATGTCGGCGTAGGAACGGCGGGCGTCCTCGGCGAGGGCGTGGACGATGCGTTCGTCGAGATCGTTCAGTCGCACGGGGGGTGGATCACTTCTCTGCTGTTGCCAACCGGGAGCGGCGAAGGCCGTACAGGAAGTAGAACACGAGCCCGGCCGCCATCCAGCCAGCGAACCACACCCAGGTGACGCCCGGCAGGCTGAGCATCATGTAGGCGCAGAACAGGAAGCCCAGGATCGGGGTGACCGGGAAGAGCATCACCTTGAAGGTGCGGTTCATGTCCGGGCGCTTCCACCGGAGGATGACCACGGCGACGTTGACCAGCGCGAAGGCGAAGAGGGTGCCGATGCTGGTGGCGTTCGCCAGTTCGCCGAGCGGGATGAAGGCCGCCAGGACACCGCAGAACAGCGAGACGATCACGGTGTTGGCACGCGGGGCGCCGGTCTTCTCGTTGACCTTGGCGAAGACCTTGGGGACCAGGCCGTCGCGGGACATCGCGAACAGGATGCGGGTCTGGCCGTACAGCACGGCGAAGACGACGCTGGCGATGGCGACGACCGCGCCGGCGGCGAGCACCACGCCCCAGAAGCTCTGGCCCGTGACGTCCTTCATGATCTGGGCGAGCGCCGCCTCGGTGCCCTCGAAGTCCTGCCACGGCATGGCGCCGACGGCGACCAGGGCGACCAGGCAGTAGAGCACGGTGACGATCAGCAGCGACAGCATGATCGCCCGCGGGAGGTCCCTCTTCGGGTTCTTCGCCTCCTCACCGGCGGTGGAGGCGGCGTCGAAGCCGATGTACGAGAAGAAGAGCGTGGCCGCGGCGGCGCTGATGCCGGTGACGCCGAGCGGGGCGAGCGGGGCGTAGTTGCCGGCCTTGATGCCCATGAAGCCGATGCCGATGAAGAGCAGTAGCGTCACGATCTTGATGACGACCATGACCGTGTTGACCCGTGCGCTCTCCTTGGCGCCGCCCATCAGGAAGACCATGGCGAGCAGCACCACGACCAGCGCGGGGAGGTTGATGAACCCGCCCTCGCCGACCGGCGCGCCGACCGCGCTCGGGATCGTCACCCCGATCGTGCCGTGGAGCAGTTCGTTGAGGTACTCGCCCCAGCCCACGGCGACGGCCGCGACGGAGACGCCGTACTCCAGCACCAGGCACCAGCCGCAGACCCAGGCGATCAGTTCGCCCATCGTGGCGTACGAGTAGGAGTACGACGAGCCGGACACCGGCACGGAGCCGGCCAGCTCGGCGTACGACAGTGCCGAGAACAGGGCGGTCAGACCGGCGACGACGAAGGAGATCGCCACGGCCGGGCCGGCCAGCGGCGTGGCCTCGCCGAGCACGACGAAGATGCCGGTGCCGAGGGTGGCACCAATGCTGATCATGGTCAGCTGCCACATGGTGAGCGAGCGGCGGAGCGTGCCGCCCTCGCCCTGGCCGCCCTCGGCGACGAGCTGCTCGACGGGCTTGCGCCGCATCAGACGGCTGCCGAGGCCCTGGGCCGGGCCACCGGGACCCCTCTGGGGAGTGACGGGGGGCGCTGCGCCGTGGTCCAACACTGGGGAGGCTCCTTATCGCTGCCTATCGCTGCTAGCGGTGAGGCGGCGACCACGGCGGCCCGGCGCGGGCATGGCTGAGGACAGCCCGAAGCGGGGGAATCGCCGAGCAGACGGTCCCCGCCACTCCACGTACAGGCAGGACCCTACGAGGTTGACGTTCCCGACCGTAATGCATGAGCTTTGCGCACTCGCGAATGATCGTTGCGTGCTGGCGGCGACCGCGGAGGAACGTTGCACGGCCGCGCAAAGGTGTTCAGATTTCCCGGAGCCGGTCGGCTATCTCCCTCAGCAGGGACGGGTCGTGCGCACCCCGGCCGGCGGGCGGCTCGAAGACCCGCACCAGGCCCGCCTCGACGAGGTCGGCGAGCAGGACCCGGACGACCGCGAGAGGCATGTCGGCGTCCGCCGCGACCTCGGCGACCGGCCGGGGCGCCCGGCGCACCAGCTCCAGCAGCGCGGTGCGGGGGTGGTCGAGCCGAGGGTCCGGCTTGTCCCATTCGACGGCCTTGACCTGCGACATCAGGTCGATGTGGTGGTCCGTGGCGGGACGGGTCCGACCGTGGGTGACGGTGTACGGCCGCACCAACGGGCCGGTCTCGTCCTCGTACCAGTGATCGTTCACGGGACTACGCGTCGGGGGCCTCGTCCGCCGACCTCGCGGGAACGGTCATGTGCCGGCCGACGCGCTTCA
The Streptomyces tirandamycinicus DNA segment above includes these coding regions:
- a CDS encoding uracil-xanthine permease family protein; this translates as MNLGVRWSLHGDGRTPAPGAVVRPDERLSWPRTAGLGAQHVVAMFGASFVAPVLMGLDPNLAIMMSGIATMIFLLATRGRIPSYLGCSLSFVGVAATIRATGGDSATITGAILVVGAVLFLAGLAVRRFGARIIHTAMPPIVTGAVVMLIGFNLAPVTAATYWPQDQWTALLTMLFTGLAVVCLRGFWSRVAIFLGLLFGYGVSWLLDRILGKIHSPVGGAEAVDHWRLDLSGVGEAEWIGLPAFHAPAFEWSAILVALPVVIALIAENAGHVKAVGEMIGDPLDDKLGTAIAADGAASMLSSAVGGPPNTTYSENIGVMAATRVYSTAAYWAAALFALLFGLCPKFGAVVAAIPGGVLGGITVILYGMIGLLGAQIWINAKVDLRNPLNLVPAAAGIIIGVGGVSLKFGENFELGGIALGTIVVITGYHVLRAFAPAHMKPQEPLLDAGTSAYDEGDGGGGQPVASS
- a CDS encoding glycoside hydrolase family 6 protein — protein: MSGVPDRRREERNGRRLAAGRGVMTTAASAVVALGAVAGLMSAADRGGEDDTARPEVRSSPVTVPLPARPSHPPPAPAEPSGPAEPSGPPPSPGRSAAPAPASPASRPAPRTGPEAAAGPLHRHPRSQVLDWVRKHRDDPRRPLIESRIAAHPAAVWFPEHDPGRIAGQVRAVTAGAAAAGRVPVLVPYAIPDRDCGGASQGGAPDLAAYDAWTGEFAAGLGDGPVIVILEPDSIALSGCLSDGVRAARYASLARAARTMKAANPRARVYFDAGHSGWHPAARQAAELRAAGAATSGDGIFTNVSNFHRTGDEVRYARRVLEALGGPPGLGAVIDTSRNGNGAPEQGAWCDPPGRALGRTPTTGTGEARIDAYLWVKLPGESDGCRGAAGTFTPDYAYELATG
- a CDS encoding DUF5995 family protein — protein: MAKIAQYAAGGEAHRAPVDTVLARMRAFRSGWPVDDGIAVFNRVYLAVTEELGRRIDRGEFPDRRSAVTLQVLFAERYLAAADTVTAGGRAPACWRPLFQLRRHPGVRPLQFALAGINAHIGHDLGLAVVDTCRTLDCRPPDLEGDFDRVGEILTMLEERIREDLMPGPDLLEIADPLTHLLGSWSLERARDGAWSAARLLWGLRELPALAAEFTERLDAGVGLVGRCLLTPLR
- a CDS encoding flavin monoamine oxidase family protein, encoding MTSTVPTSVPHSDAQPPITMFGPDFPYAYDDFLAHPAGLGQIPATEHGTEVAVIGGGLSGIVAAYELMKMGLKPVVYEADRIGGRLRTVGFEGCDPSLTAEMGAMRFPPSSTALQHYIDLVGLETQPFPNPLAEATPSTVVDLKGESHYARTIDDLPQVYRDVAKAWNDCLEEGADFSDMNRAMRERDVPRIREIWAKLVEKLDNQTFYGFLCESEAFKSFRHREIFGQVGFGTGGWDTDFPNSILEILRVVYTEADDHHRGIVGGSQQLPLRLWERTPEKITHWTYGTSLAMLHADGEPRPAVTRLHRTAGNRITVTDASGDIRTYQAAIFTAQSWMLLSKIACDDSLFPIDHWTAMERTHYMESSKLFVPVDRPFWLDKDEQTGRDVMSMTLTDRMTRGTYLLDDGPDKPAVICLSYTWCDDSLKWLPLSASERMEVMLKSLGEIYPKVDIRKHIIGNPVTVSWEDEPYFMGAFKANLPGHYRYQRRLFTHFMQDRLPDDKRGIFLAGDDISWTAGWAEGAVQTALNAVWGVMHHLGGTTDATNPGPGDVFDDIAPVELPED
- a CDS encoding carbon-nitrogen hydrolase family protein yields the protein MPPLRTALLQSSGTPGDIAKNLEILDTHAARAAAEGAGLLVAPEMFLTGYAIGADVHRLAETADGAGARAVAAIAARHGIAVVYGYPERGTGDEAEAVFNAAQLIGPGGERLANYRKTHLFGGFEKEWFTPGDESVVQAELGGLRVGLLICYDVEFPENVRAQALAGTDLLVVPTALMNPFRFVAEKLLPVRAFESQMYVAYANRTGPEGEFDFAGLSCLAGPDGIVRARAGLGEDLVTGDADPDLLAASRADNPYLRDRRPGLYGPLAR
- a CDS encoding Lrp/AsnC family transcriptional regulator, with the protein product MRLNDLDERIVHALAEDARRSYADIGSLVGLSAPAVKRRVDRLRADGVITGFTVRVDPGAMGWETEGFIEIHARSNTSPETIKRGLERYPEVASASTVTGEADAIVQVFASDMRHFERVLERIAGEPFVERTKSVLVLSPLLRRFSSGAPA
- a CDS encoding amino acid permease, with product MLDHGAAPPVTPQRGPGGPAQGLGSRLMRRKPVEQLVAEGGQGEGGTLRRSLTMWQLTMISIGATLGTGIFVVLGEATPLAGPAVAISFVVAGLTALFSALSYAELAGSVPVSGSSYSYSYATMGELIAWVCGWCLVLEYGVSVAAVAVGWGEYLNELLHGTIGVTIPSAVGAPVGEGGFINLPALVVVLLAMVFLMGGAKESARVNTVMVVIKIVTLLLFIGIGFMGIKAGNYAPLAPLGVTGISAAAATLFFSYIGFDAASTAGEEAKNPKRDLPRAIMLSLLIVTVLYCLVALVAVGAMPWQDFEGTEAALAQIMKDVTGQSFWGVVLAAGAVVAIASVVFAVLYGQTRILFAMSRDGLVPKVFAKVNEKTGAPRANTVIVSLFCGVLAAFIPLGELANATSIGTLFAFALVNVAVVILRWKRPDMNRTFKVMLFPVTPILGFLFCAYMMLSLPGVTWVWFAGWMAAGLVFYFLYGLRRSRLATAEK
- a CDS encoding DUF742 domain-containing protein; this encodes MNDHWYEDETGPLVRPYTVTHGRTRPATDHHIDLMSQVKAVEWDKPDPRLDHPRTALLELVRRAPRPVAEVAADADMPLAVVRVLLADLVEAGLVRVFEPPAGRGAHDPSLLREIADRLREI